Proteins from a genomic interval of Pirellulales bacterium:
- a CDS encoding protein-L-isoaspartate(D-aspartate) O-methyltransferase, whose translation MPTRVQQLHYLVLILGAWPCAALSSADDESVALHRMVDQEVAEVGIKNERVIAAMRSTRRAQFVPSDERAKAYFDMALPIGHGQSISPPFVVAYMTEQLDPDPADRVLEIGTGSGYQAAVLSPLVKDVYTIEIEESLGKRAASTLARLGYKNIHTRVGDGYQGWPEAAPFDKIIVTCSPEKVPQPLVDQLREGGRLIVPIGERFQQTLYLFKKENGKLVSHALEHTMFVPMTGAAERQRVVQPDGSHPALHGGSFEQLSADTDTPAGWYYLRHAKVQTDPTAPDGKHVITFTNDVPGRSARALQAIAIDGRAVARLNASLWIRAHEVKAGTTPDQTPGFLISFFGEDRKPLGNPQSLEAAVGSFDWQQLEANIPVPVDARMAIVWIGLMGATGEASFDDVTLAIGSSNPSVLPARRISKPSAPQPSDR comes from the coding sequence ATGCCGACACGAGTACAGCAGCTTCACTATCTCGTTCTGATCCTCGGCGCGTGGCCGTGCGCCGCATTATCGAGTGCCGATGACGAATCGGTCGCGCTGCATCGGATGGTGGACCAAGAGGTGGCCGAGGTTGGAATTAAAAATGAACGTGTCATCGCGGCGATGCGTTCGACGCGCCGCGCGCAATTCGTGCCGTCAGACGAACGCGCCAAGGCGTACTTCGACATGGCGTTGCCGATTGGTCATGGCCAATCGATCTCACCTCCGTTCGTCGTCGCCTACATGACCGAGCAGCTCGATCCTGATCCCGCGGACCGCGTTCTCGAGATTGGCACCGGCAGCGGCTACCAGGCGGCTGTGCTCAGCCCCCTGGTCAAGGACGTCTACACGATCGAAATCGAAGAATCCTTGGGGAAAAGGGCCGCCTCGACGTTGGCACGCCTCGGCTACAAAAATATCCACACCCGCGTTGGCGACGGCTATCAAGGATGGCCCGAAGCCGCGCCGTTCGACAAAATCATCGTCACCTGCTCACCGGAAAAGGTGCCGCAACCGCTGGTCGATCAATTGCGCGAAGGGGGCCGGTTGATCGTGCCGATCGGGGAGCGATTTCAACAGACGCTGTATCTATTCAAGAAAGAAAATGGCAAGCTCGTTTCGCACGCGCTCGAACACACGATGTTCGTACCTATGACCGGCGCTGCCGAACGTCAGCGCGTGGTACAACCTGATGGCTCACATCCGGCTTTGCACGGCGGCAGCTTCGAACAGCTATCGGCCGACACCGACACTCCTGCAGGATGGTATTACCTGCGCCACGCCAAGGTGCAAACCGATCCAACGGCGCCCGATGGCAAGCATGTCATCACCTTTACAAACGACGTGCCAGGCCGCAGCGCGCGTGCTCTGCAGGCCATCGCGATCGACGGTCGCGCTGTGGCGCGATTGAACGCATCGCTATGGATTCGCGCACACGAAGTGAAAGCCGGCACGACACCCGATCAAACGCCAGGCTTTCTGATTTCCTTCTTTGGCGAGGACCGCAAGCCGCTCGGCAATCCGCAATCATTGGAGGCCGCTGTGGGTTCGTTCGATTGGCAGCAATTGGAGGCGAACATCCCCGTGCCGGTCGATGCCCGCATGGCCATCGTGTGGATTGGCCTCATGGGAGCGACAGGAGAAGCGTCGTTCGACGACGTGACACTGGCGATTGGCTCCAGCAACCCTTCGGTCCTGCCCGCGCGCCGCATATCAAAGCCATCGGCGCCGCAGCCGTCAGATCGATAA
- the metF gene encoding methylenetetrahydrofolate reductase [NAD(P)H], translated as MRVGDAYGTGKFGLSFELFPPKTPAGEHELFRHLVDLAAYEPSYVTCTYGALGSTQAKTLEVVERVHREFGCPVASHLTCVGSTVDTLRAYLRDAAARGVANIVALRGDPPKGETQFQPVAGGLRYANELVALIHKEFPDLGIAVAGYPETHQEAPSPEADLENLKRKVDAGADAVITQLFYDNDDFFRFAERCENVGVKVPIVPGVLPVTNLAQIRRITSMCGARLPAEFVARLEAHEDDPEEQFEVGVEFATAQVQALLDHGVPGLHFYVLNKSTATCRVLRAVTRPA; from the coding sequence ATGCGAGTTGGTGATGCGTACGGGACAGGCAAATTCGGCCTGTCGTTCGAGCTGTTTCCACCGAAGACCCCCGCCGGAGAGCACGAGCTGTTCCGGCATCTGGTTGACCTGGCGGCCTATGAGCCCAGCTATGTCACATGTACCTACGGTGCGTTGGGGTCAACACAGGCCAAGACGCTGGAAGTCGTCGAGCGCGTTCATCGCGAGTTCGGCTGCCCCGTGGCATCCCATCTGACGTGTGTCGGTTCGACCGTCGACACGCTTCGCGCCTATTTGCGCGATGCAGCGGCCCGCGGCGTCGCCAATATTGTGGCATTGCGTGGCGATCCACCCAAAGGCGAGACCCAGTTTCAGCCCGTCGCTGGTGGTCTGCGTTACGCTAACGAATTGGTGGCACTGATTCACAAGGAGTTTCCGGATTTGGGAATTGCCGTGGCCGGGTATCCCGAAACTCATCAAGAGGCGCCCAGTCCCGAGGCCGACCTGGAAAACCTCAAGCGAAAGGTTGATGCTGGCGCGGATGCCGTCATTACGCAACTATTCTATGACAACGACGATTTCTTTCGCTTTGCGGAGCGGTGCGAGAACGTCGGAGTGAAAGTGCCCATCGTTCCCGGTGTGCTCCCGGTGACGAATCTGGCTCAGATCCGCCGTATTACAAGCATGTGCGGCGCGCGATTGCCGGCGGAGTTTGTCGCCCGGCTCGAAGCGCATGAGGACGATCCCGAGGAGCAGTTCGAGGTGGGGGTCGAATTCGCCACCGCCCAGGTGCAGGCACTGCTGGATCACGGCGTGCCCGGATTGCACTTTTACGTGCTCAATAAGTCGACGGCCACGTGCCGTGTGTTGCGGGCAGTGACACGGCCGGCCTAG
- a CDS encoding putative sugar nucleotidyl transferase produces MPILLFEDEQVTQLYPVSVGKPAFLLSCGSFRLLDLVTQIDPHVQVRVRPHLRAVHDADYPAPTTGARGDEPILLVNARLVPSVEVIAQLEELRRTGKPCRVNNGTNLAVALLPLGTEMPPVDTPMHDLQWRVDRCELPIIELDLPLFAYPHDIVRHHLTSLPGNLDYRLKQGAYREIADGVFAAEGASLGQFVVTDTRKGPIVLDQGASVGPYCYISGPAHLGQGARVIEHAAIKDGVSLGHTTKIGGEVEGSVIEPYTNKQHHGFLGHSYLGSWVNLGAGTCNSDLKNTYGQVNMEYWGQRVPTGMQFIGTIVGDYAKTAINTGIFTGKTVGACSMLYGFVTTNVPSFVNYARLFGQVTEAPVDVMVATQARMFARRNVSQRPCDIQLLHDMYELTRHERQLAGEPLSL; encoded by the coding sequence ATGCCCATCCTATTGTTTGAAGACGAGCAGGTGACGCAACTCTATCCTGTCTCGGTAGGGAAGCCGGCGTTCCTCTTGTCGTGTGGCAGCTTTCGGCTGCTGGATCTGGTGACGCAAATCGATCCGCACGTCCAAGTCCGGGTGCGACCCCATTTGCGGGCTGTGCATGACGCCGACTATCCGGCACCGACGACCGGCGCGCGCGGCGACGAGCCGATTCTGTTGGTGAACGCCCGCTTGGTTCCGTCGGTCGAAGTTATTGCGCAGCTCGAAGAGCTACGGCGTACGGGGAAACCCTGTCGGGTTAACAATGGCACGAATCTCGCCGTGGCGTTGTTACCGCTGGGGACTGAGATGCCTCCGGTCGACACGCCGATGCACGACTTGCAATGGCGCGTCGACCGTTGCGAGCTGCCGATTATCGAGTTGGATCTGCCGCTATTTGCCTACCCACACGACATTGTGCGGCATCATCTGACGTCGTTGCCTGGGAACCTGGATTATCGGCTGAAGCAGGGCGCCTATCGCGAAATTGCCGACGGCGTCTTCGCGGCCGAGGGGGCGTCACTAGGACAATTCGTCGTGACCGATACCCGCAAGGGCCCTATCGTGCTCGACCAGGGGGCGTCGGTCGGACCGTACTGCTATATCAGCGGGCCAGCCCACTTGGGGCAGGGGGCACGGGTTATCGAGCATGCGGCCATCAAAGATGGCGTCAGCCTGGGGCACACGACCAAGATCGGCGGCGAGGTCGAAGGATCGGTCATCGAGCCCTATACCAACAAGCAGCATCACGGTTTTCTGGGGCACAGCTATCTAGGGAGCTGGGTCAACCTGGGGGCCGGAACCTGCAATAGCGATCTGAAGAACACCTATGGCCAGGTGAACATGGAATATTGGGGCCAGCGCGTGCCGACGGGCATGCAATTCATTGGCACCATCGTCGGCGATTACGCAAAAACCGCCATAAACACGGGCATTTTCACAGGCAAGACCGTCGGCGCGTGCAGCATGCTGTACGGGTTTGTGACCACTAATGTGCCCAGCTTTGTCAATTATGCTCGACTGTTTGGGCAGGTCACCGAGGCTCCGGTCGACGTGATGGTGGCCACGCAGGCGCGAATGTTTGCCCGCCGCAACGTCAGCCAGCGGCCGTGCGATATTCAGTTGTTGCACGATATGTACGAGTTGACGCGGCACGAGCGGCAATTAGCCGGCGAACCGCTGTCCCTCTGA
- a CDS encoding pentapeptide repeat-containing protein — MAVAPLRAQINSLQTGQPIPGTAGITLGPGIDLSGWNAAGHSLRYGDFSGGGAGGLNLAGATFDASWLDNASFNSVMATSASFVGASLTNTDFGFSTLTNANFNQANLTGAYVGYSTLTGASFSGANVTGTDFRYSNLTSGQFYATVNYQNQDLTGINFSGDDLTGWNLAGQNLKNGGFSNTSLVNADLAGANFTGATIDGANFHGATGFTTAQLYSTGSYQAHNLGAISLIGYDLTGVNLAGQNMPGLNFGSAVLTNANLSQANLTGGTLYYANFASANLNQANLTNANLYSAILTNANFTQANLTNANLSSTTLSGADFGQADLTNVNLSGATLSGADFGKANLTSANLSGQALAGINFAGATIAGANFTGATGLSNQQIYGTTDYQAGKLPGLNFSGQDLTGGNYSRQNLEGTSFAGTKLTAGNLSGSNATNTNFTGADLSQANLSSAAFTNAQLPNSNLRGANAANAVFNNANLNGADLSQAYLGNQPPGSMFPGNSTSFVGATLVSAKLVGASAPGANFTNANLTTADMSQADFTGAIFTGATLTGSNFAGAIVASGNFSATPTFTSAQLYSTASYQNQNLGAINLSGNDVTGWNFAGQNIPGANFSNTPSLTAQQIYSTGSYQSLTLGAINLSNNDITGWNLANQNLTQANFSAATLAGVNFAGTTVAGANFNNTGLTAQQLYSTASYQAKSLSTAVFPYVGIQLAGDVVSGWNFAGQNLSGASFAGDNLTNTDFTGANVNGVNFANTNLTAQQLYSTANYQAKTPFGRLSVLLGQGPNFSGDNLTGWNLAGQNLPFANFLGADLTNTNFSGADLRRAFNYSASFSGVNLSDADLRGTSITTSTLSGAFTTNAILPVPGFLNMGQIGPLALAASETLVVREPPSTQTFPNNTVTINQGLSLTSTSTLQMLIGTSLLGYFGIPTFPFSSTIYLNLAPGNVHLGGTLDLAFDPATGPPSLSSFTLQLFNWNAELPAGQHFDQIIAPAGYIADTSQLYTTGYVTFTAVPEPTSAVLAALGGFGLLALRRRTRIRSKRG, encoded by the coding sequence GTGGCAGTCGCGCCCTTGCGCGCGCAGATCAATAGTCTGCAAACAGGCCAGCCGATTCCTGGCACGGCAGGGATCACGCTCGGCCCCGGGATCGATCTATCGGGCTGGAACGCGGCCGGTCACAGCCTGCGGTACGGCGATTTTAGCGGCGGCGGTGCGGGCGGGCTCAACTTGGCCGGCGCCACGTTCGACGCCAGTTGGCTTGACAACGCCTCGTTCAATAGCGTAATGGCGACGAGCGCCAGCTTCGTCGGCGCCTCGCTCACGAATACAGATTTCGGTTTTAGCACCCTCACCAATGCCAACTTCAATCAGGCCAATCTCACCGGCGCGTACGTGGGCTATTCGACGCTCACCGGGGCGAGCTTTAGCGGAGCCAACGTGACGGGCACGGATTTTCGCTATTCGAACCTGACCAGTGGGCAGTTCTACGCCACGGTCAACTATCAGAATCAGGATCTCACGGGCATCAACTTCTCGGGCGACGACCTGACCGGCTGGAACCTGGCCGGACAGAATTTGAAGAATGGCGGTTTCTCGAATACGTCGCTGGTGAATGCTGACTTGGCGGGCGCCAACTTCACAGGCGCAACCATCGATGGAGCGAATTTCCACGGCGCGACGGGTTTTACCACCGCACAGTTGTATTCCACCGGCAGCTATCAAGCGCACAATCTGGGAGCGATCAGCCTCATCGGCTACGACCTTACCGGCGTGAATCTCGCTGGCCAGAATATGCCCGGTTTGAACTTCGGCAGTGCTGTACTGACCAATGCCAATCTCAGCCAGGCCAATCTGACCGGTGGCACGCTCTACTACGCCAACTTCGCAAGCGCCAATTTGAACCAGGCGAACCTGACCAACGCCAACCTGTATAGCGCGATACTCACGAACGCCAATTTCACTCAGGCGAATTTGACCAATGCCAACCTATCGAGCACTACACTTTCGGGCGCCGACTTCGGCCAGGCGGACTTGACCAATGTCAACCTTTCCGGCGCCACGCTCTCGGGCGCCGACTTCGGAAAGGCCAACTTAACGAGCGCTAATCTGTCAGGACAGGCACTTGCGGGCATCAACTTTGCCGGTGCCACCATTGCCGGCGCAAACTTTACGGGCGCCACGGGCCTTTCCAATCAACAGATCTACGGCACCACGGATTATCAGGCGGGAAAGCTTCCGGGCCTCAACTTCTCCGGCCAGGATTTAACAGGCGGAAACTATAGTAGGCAGAATCTCGAAGGAACAAGCTTCGCCGGAACCAAGCTCACCGCCGGCAATCTGAGTGGTTCCAACGCCACAAACACCAATTTCACCGGCGCCGACCTCTCGCAAGCAAATCTTTCGTCGGCAGCATTCACGAACGCTCAACTGCCAAATTCCAACCTGCGCGGCGCTAATGCAGCGAACGCCGTCTTCAACAACGCCAACCTGAATGGCGCCGACTTAAGCCAGGCGTACTTGGGTAACCAGCCGCCCGGCAGTATGTTCCCTGGCAACTCAACTAGCTTTGTTGGCGCGACGCTCGTTAGCGCCAAGCTTGTTGGCGCCTCCGCCCCAGGAGCAAACTTCACGAACGCCAACCTCACGACTGCCGATATGTCGCAAGCTGATTTCACCGGCGCGATTTTCACCGGCGCGACGCTCACCGGTTCCAACTTTGCCGGCGCGATCGTGGCGAGCGGAAACTTTTCAGCCACCCCGACCTTTACTTCGGCTCAGCTTTATTCCACGGCCAGCTACCAGAATCAGAATCTGGGCGCGATCAATCTCAGCGGCAACGACGTCACGGGCTGGAATTTTGCCGGGCAAAATATTCCTGGTGCGAATTTCAGCAATACCCCGAGTCTGACTGCCCAGCAGATTTACAGCACAGGCAGCTACCAGTCATTGACTCTGGGGGCGATCAATCTCAGCAATAACGACATCACGGGCTGGAACCTTGCCAATCAGAACTTGACGCAAGCCAATTTCAGCGCGGCGACGCTGGCGGGCGTCAATTTCGCCGGCACAACGGTTGCCGGCGCGAATTTCAATAATACAGGCCTCACAGCCCAACAGCTTTATTCAACGGCCAGCTATCAGGCGAAGTCGTTGTCGACGGCCGTTTTTCCATACGTTGGCATTCAGCTTGCCGGCGATGTTGTCAGCGGTTGGAACTTTGCCGGGCAAAACCTGTCTGGCGCTAGCTTCGCAGGCGATAACTTAACCAACACGGACTTTACCGGTGCCAATGTTAACGGTGTCAACTTTGCCAACACCAATCTCACTGCCCAGCAGCTGTACTCAACGGCCAACTACCAGGCGAAAACGCCCTTCGGGAGGCTTAGCGTCCTTTTGGGGCAAGGTCCGAATTTTAGCGGTGACAATTTGACGGGTTGGAATCTTGCCGGCCAGAATCTGCCGTTCGCCAACTTCCTTGGAGCAGATCTCACGAACACTAATTTTTCCGGAGCAGACCTGCGCCGGGCGTTCAACTATTCGGCATCGTTCTCCGGTGTAAATCTCTCGGATGCAGATCTGCGCGGTACGTCGATCACTACCTCCACATTGTCCGGGGCATTCACAACCAATGCCATTTTGCCCGTTCCGGGGTTCCTAAACATGGGCCAAATTGGGCCGCTGGCACTTGCTGCATCGGAGACACTGGTGGTGCGAGAGCCGCCGAGCACACAAACTTTCCCAAACAATACGGTTACAATCAATCAAGGCCTGTCGCTTACATCGACGAGTACGTTGCAAATGCTCATTGGCACCAGCCTCCTTGGCTACTTTGGCATTCCCACTTTCCCTTTCTCCTCTACGATCTATCTCAATCTCGCGCCGGGCAATGTGCATTTGGGCGGCACGCTGGATCTGGCTTTCGACCCAGCCACGGGCCCACCCTCACTGAGCAGTTTCACGTTGCAACTTTTTAATTGGAATGCCGAGCTGCCGGCTGGCCAGCATTTCGACCAGATCATCGCCCCCGCAGGATACATCGCGGATACGAGCCAGCTCTACACGACGGGCTACGTCACGTTCACGGCCGTACCTGAGCCCACGAGTGCCGTACTGGCCGCGCTCGGCGGCTTTGGCTTGCTCGCGCTTCGACGGCGGACCCGTATTCGATCGAAGCGCGGTTGA
- a CDS encoding VTT domain-containing protein yields the protein MSEPTKQQPVVATPDNGRGRTWVKVAAGGLLVAVALWVGRSFGHHIPALEDWVASQGSWGYVIFMAAVVVGTSIFVPDTAFAVMAGALFGLLWGTALMTVACLLTATVNFLLGRLFFERAVRALLARKPQLAAIERAVNREGFRFQFLLRLTPINPVTVSYVLGATAARFPTFLAACFGLVPSLFVEVYFGYVAKHVAKMSGSASEHSTLHSMLTIGGLVLCIAMLVYIVRLARRAIADSESQASATA from the coding sequence ATGAGCGAACCGACGAAACAGCAGCCGGTCGTTGCGACGCCGGACAACGGCCGCGGACGAACGTGGGTTAAAGTCGCCGCGGGGGGGCTATTGGTTGCCGTTGCGCTGTGGGTGGGCCGTTCTTTCGGCCATCACATCCCGGCGCTCGAAGATTGGGTGGCATCGCAAGGGTCATGGGGCTATGTGATATTCATGGCCGCCGTCGTTGTCGGCACTTCGATCTTTGTGCCTGATACGGCCTTTGCAGTAATGGCCGGGGCCCTGTTCGGCCTATTGTGGGGGACGGCACTGATGACGGTTGCCTGCTTGCTGACCGCCACGGTGAACTTCCTGCTTGGCCGGTTGTTCTTCGAGCGGGCCGTGCGCGCGCTGTTGGCACGCAAACCACAGTTGGCAGCCATCGAGCGGGCGGTGAATCGCGAAGGCTTTCGCTTTCAATTTCTGCTGCGGCTGACGCCGATCAATCCCGTCACGGTCAGCTACGTATTGGGGGCTACGGCGGCCCGCTTTCCGACATTCCTTGCCGCTTGCTTCGGGCTGGTGCCGAGCCTGTTTGTGGAAGTTTATTTTGGTTACGTGGCCAAACACGTGGCCAAGATGTCCGGAAGTGCGAGCGAGCATTCGACCCTGCACAGCATGCTTACTATCGGCGGCCTGGTGCTGTGCATCGCCATGCTGGTGTACATCGTGCGTCTGGCGCGGCGGGCGATTGCCGATAGTGAAAGCCAGGCATCCGCTACAGCATGA
- a CDS encoding glycerophosphodiester phosphodiesterase family protein, with product MLKIHSTIKILATLIATACGSAAPCLAKALEPLSPGARPLVVAPGGYTRQAPVNTARPLAMAGEDDLDYVELEIRRTKDGQHVVFNTDQIDGKTSGAGAVGDHTLAELQALDAGSWFAKRFAGAKVLSLVEALDLAKNHTRLVLVCQDVEPAQLVEEVNTADMQDRVAVTGTADVIARIAHAAAGKIAILGRPPASEDIIQWAAQTKPNAILLPAALATAEICRALHNSTMSIVADCCSGQDNHEMWEKLTAAGVDAVRTNLPEEFLVDAISRRVDKRPVQIAAHRGQLRYAPENTVASLEKADHMLADFVEIDVQTTGDGAFYLLHDGTLDRTTDGHGRVRQNTAETLGGLDAGSWFGLPFVGTPVPELQEYLAHFPPQMGLYFDAKDITPEALAAAVARHGLVERTVVYQGPVYLEKLKQIDPRIRLLSPVGTVSHVDTLAKRLAPYAVDTPWKLLSRDYIAHCHELGIKVFSDAKGDTTVDGYAQAIEWGIDLIQTDHPLRLWRAIERLAAKP from the coding sequence ATGCTCAAGATTCATTCGACGATTAAAATCCTGGCGACGCTGATCGCCACGGCATGCGGATCCGCAGCGCCCTGTTTGGCCAAGGCTCTCGAGCCGCTTTCGCCAGGGGCCCGCCCCTTGGTTGTCGCGCCCGGTGGATACACGCGACAAGCACCCGTCAATACGGCGCGGCCGCTGGCAATGGCCGGCGAAGACGATCTCGATTACGTCGAACTAGAAATACGCCGCACCAAGGACGGACAACACGTTGTTTTTAATACCGACCAGATCGACGGTAAAACATCGGGCGCTGGCGCCGTCGGTGATCACACGCTGGCCGAGTTGCAGGCGCTGGATGCCGGCAGTTGGTTCGCCAAGCGCTTTGCCGGGGCCAAGGTGCTTTCGCTCGTCGAAGCTCTTGATCTGGCCAAGAACCACACTCGGTTAGTGCTGGTCTGCCAAGACGTCGAGCCGGCGCAGCTTGTCGAAGAAGTGAACACTGCCGACATGCAGGATCGGGTAGCCGTCACCGGCACCGCAGACGTTATCGCGCGAATCGCGCACGCGGCGGCTGGCAAAATCGCAATTCTCGGTCGACCGCCAGCCAGTGAGGACATCATTCAATGGGCCGCCCAGACAAAGCCCAATGCCATCTTGCTGCCGGCCGCGCTCGCCACTGCCGAAATCTGCCGGGCATTGCACAACTCGACAATGTCCATCGTGGCCGATTGTTGCAGCGGCCAAGACAATCACGAAATGTGGGAAAAGTTGACAGCCGCGGGCGTGGATGCCGTCCGCACGAATTTGCCAGAAGAGTTCCTTGTCGATGCGATCTCGCGGCGCGTCGACAAGCGGCCCGTGCAGATCGCCGCCCATCGCGGCCAGTTGCGTTATGCGCCGGAGAACACGGTGGCGTCGCTCGAAAAAGCGGACCACATGCTGGCCGACTTCGTCGAGATCGACGTGCAAACGACCGGCGACGGGGCATTTTACCTGCTACACGACGGTACGCTCGACCGTACTACGGATGGCCACGGGCGGGTTCGCCAGAACACAGCTGAGACGCTCGGCGGGCTGGACGCGGGGAGTTGGTTCGGGCTCCCCTTCGTAGGCACGCCGGTTCCCGAATTGCAAGAATACCTGGCTCACTTCCCGCCGCAAATGGGATTGTACTTCGACGCCAAGGACATCACGCCCGAGGCTCTGGCAGCGGCGGTCGCGCGGCATGGACTGGTCGAACGCACGGTCGTTTATCAGGGCCCGGTATACCTTGAGAAATTGAAGCAGATCGATCCGCGTATCCGGCTGTTGTCTCCTGTCGGCACCGTCAGCCACGTCGACACGCTGGCCAAGCGATTGGCTCCCTATGCCGTCGATACGCCCTGGAAGCTGCTGTCTCGCGACTATATCGCGCACTGCCACGAACTCGGAATCAAAGTCTTCTCCGACGCCAAGGGGGATACCACCGTCGACGGCTACGCCCAGGCGATCGAATGGGGCATCGATTTGATTCAGACCGATCATCCCTTGCGACTGTGGCGAGCGATCGAACGATTGGCGGCCAAGCCGTAG
- a CDS encoding NAD(P)-dependent oxidoreductase, whose translation MPQTRPRLLVIGAGGFVGSQITRTAAEACDVVAGLRRAAGEASKSVSIDITQSDSVRAAFDAVRPDAVILTAAMADIDRCEQEQVLAEQVNYFGPLHVARECQRLGARLLFTSTDAVFDGTLAAYPEDSQPTPVNFYGRTKARAEAVIQELLPTAVIVRFSLVLGLSPTPGNNSYVNKLADTLRAGREVRSPSYEFRNPIDVGTLAPLLVKLLRQDAAGIFHIGSSDKMSRYELARRLAVELGAPPELVRPQTEPIAGRAPRGTDDFLVCERLPHLIGFRVPTCDEVIKRAVHGTA comes from the coding sequence ATGCCCCAGACTCGACCACGACTGCTCGTTATAGGCGCCGGCGGCTTTGTCGGTTCGCAAATCACACGCACCGCTGCCGAGGCCTGCGATGTTGTGGCAGGACTGCGCCGCGCCGCGGGCGAGGCGTCGAAATCGGTGTCGATCGACATCACACAGTCCGACAGCGTGCGCGCGGCGTTCGATGCGGTCCGCCCTGATGCCGTAATTCTTACGGCGGCGATGGCCGACATAGATCGATGTGAGCAGGAACAGGTCCTTGCCGAGCAAGTAAACTATTTTGGGCCGTTGCACGTAGCGAGAGAGTGTCAACGTTTGGGCGCGCGATTATTGTTTACGTCGACCGATGCCGTGTTCGACGGCACATTGGCCGCGTACCCAGAGGATTCCCAGCCTACGCCGGTGAATTTTTATGGCCGCACCAAGGCCCGTGCCGAGGCCGTCATTCAAGAACTGCTGCCCACTGCCGTGATCGTGCGATTTTCGCTGGTGTTGGGGCTTTCCCCGACGCCGGGCAATAACTCTTACGTCAACAAGCTGGCCGATACGTTGCGCGCCGGGCGCGAAGTACGGTCGCCCAGCTATGAGTTTCGCAATCCGATCGACGTCGGCACGTTGGCCCCACTTTTGGTGAAACTGCTACGGCAAGATGCGGCGGGCATTTTCCATATCGGCTCATCGGATAAGATGTCTCGCTACGAACTCGCGCGGCGGCTGGCTGTAGAGTTAGGGGCACCACCAGAGCTTGTCCGCCCGCAGACCGAACCGATCGCCGGACGCGCACCGCGCGGCACGGACGACTTTCTGGTTTGCGAGCGACTCCCCCATTTGATCGGATTCCGCGTTCCTACCTGCGATGAGGTCATAAAGCGAGCCGTGCATGGAACTGCCTAA